A genomic window from Mesorhizobium sp. 131-2-1 includes:
- the ligD gene encoding DNA ligase D — MPGLEQYQAKRDFRKTAEPAGKVAPARKGEAGGIFVIHKHAATRLHYDLRLEHDGVLWSWAVTRGPSLDPHEKRLAVHVEDHPIDYAPFEGTIPEGEYGGGTVIVWDEGTWKPEGDPAKAMKKGHIGFELDGHKLHGSWHLVRLKPRPGEKRDNWLLIKADDAAARPGEDILKQEPKSVKSGLTIEEVGEGKTARGANPKVWHSNKPATNKTKTAPAKRLDFIEPQLATLEKDAPSGDDWLHEVKFDGYRMQAQIAGSEVRLLTRAGLDWTGKFDGPVTAALAGLKCRDAIIDGEIIVLADSGVSSFALLQADLSARRADRFVYYVFDLMRLDGKDLRGEPLVERKQALAELLGGQPEDSALRFSDHFHQPGKIMLQHVCRMGLEGVVSKRADAPYRSGRGLTWVKSKCTLRQEFVIGGYLPSDKTGRGLRSLLVGYHERGKLHYAGRVGTGFSGKVATDLKKRLDGLKAETSPFSAAVPKGKGLVWVKPQLVGEVEFRSWTADRIVRHASFQGLREDKPAEEVVQEKPKRATGKGQSDASGGKSAPKAASTGAAQTSVKLSHPDKLLWPDEKLSKQDLLDHYALIWPRMEPFVVNRPLSLVRAPDGIGGPRFFQKHASPGMSDKIARMKDPADGEEILFIKDFDGLAALVQYGVVEVHIWGSTVDALEKPDQIIFDLDPDEGVDVRAVREAALDIHKQLDELSLPNLVKTSGGKGYHVLVPLKPSADWDEVKDFAHDFARALEQAAPDLYTATLSKKARTGKTFVDYLRNGRGSTTVAPYSSRAKKGATVSMPVTWSELEKGLAPNAFPLGDETTLEQLKKADPWKDFFKLGKPLKRG, encoded by the coding sequence ATGCCCGGTCTCGAACAATACCAAGCCAAGCGTGACTTCCGCAAAACCGCCGAGCCGGCCGGCAAGGTCGCGCCTGCCAGGAAAGGCGAGGCTGGCGGCATCTTCGTCATCCACAAGCATGCCGCGACCAGGCTGCACTACGACCTTCGCCTCGAGCATGACGGCGTGCTGTGGAGCTGGGCGGTAACGCGCGGCCCGAGCCTCGATCCGCATGAGAAGCGGCTGGCGGTGCACGTCGAGGATCACCCGATCGACTACGCGCCCTTCGAGGGCACTATCCCCGAGGGCGAGTATGGCGGTGGCACGGTCATCGTCTGGGACGAGGGCACCTGGAAGCCCGAGGGGGATCCCGCCAAGGCGATGAAGAAGGGCCATATCGGCTTCGAACTCGACGGGCACAAATTGCATGGAAGCTGGCATCTGGTGCGGCTGAAGCCACGCCCGGGGGAAAAGCGCGACAACTGGCTGCTGATCAAGGCCGACGATGCCGCCGCCCGGCCCGGCGAGGACATTCTCAAGCAAGAGCCCAAATCGGTGAAGTCCGGCCTGACCATCGAGGAGGTCGGCGAGGGCAAGACGGCCAGGGGCGCGAACCCAAAAGTCTGGCACTCCAACAAGCCGGCCACCAACAAGACAAAGACGGCGCCTGCAAAACGCCTGGACTTCATCGAGCCGCAGCTCGCCACGCTGGAGAAGGATGCGCCGTCCGGCGACGATTGGCTGCATGAAGTAAAATTCGATGGCTACCGCATGCAGGCGCAGATCGCCGGCAGCGAAGTTAGATTGCTCACCCGCGCCGGCCTCGACTGGACCGGGAAATTCGACGGTCCCGTCACCGCCGCGCTTGCCGGACTGAAGTGCCGGGATGCCATCATCGATGGCGAGATCATCGTGCTGGCCGATAGCGGCGTGTCGTCCTTCGCCTTGCTGCAGGCCGATCTTTCGGCCCGCCGCGCCGATCGCTTCGTCTACTATGTCTTCGACCTGATGCGCCTCGACGGCAAAGACCTGCGCGGCGAGCCGCTGGTCGAGCGCAAGCAGGCGCTGGCTGAACTGCTCGGCGGCCAGCCGGAAGATTCGGCGCTGCGCTTCAGCGATCATTTCCACCAGCCCGGCAAGATCATGCTGCAGCATGTCTGCCGCATGGGCCTGGAAGGCGTGGTTTCAAAACGCGCCGACGCGCCCTACCGCAGCGGCCGCGGCCTCACCTGGGTGAAATCGAAATGCACGCTGCGCCAGGAATTCGTCATCGGCGGCTATCTGCCGTCCGACAAGACCGGCCGCGGCCTGCGTTCACTGCTGGTCGGCTATCACGAGCGCGGCAAGCTGCACTATGCCGGCCGCGTCGGAACCGGTTTTTCCGGCAAGGTGGCGACGGATCTCAAGAAGCGGCTGGACGGGCTGAAGGCGGAAACCTCGCCCTTTTCCGCCGCTGTGCCCAAGGGCAAGGGCCTGGTCTGGGTCAAGCCTCAACTTGTCGGCGAAGTGGAGTTTCGCAGCTGGACCGCGGACCGTATAGTACGCCACGCCTCGTTCCAGGGGCTGCGCGAGGACAAGCCGGCGGAGGAAGTCGTGCAGGAAAAACCGAAGCGAGCCACCGGCAAGGGCCAAAGCGATGCGAGCGGCGGCAAGTCGGCGCCAAAGGCCGCCTCGACTGGAGCGGCACAGACGTCGGTGAAACTATCCCATCCCGACAAGTTGCTGTGGCCCGACGAAAAGCTCTCCAAGCAGGATCTGCTTGATCACTATGCGCTGATCTGGCCGCGCATGGAGCCGTTCGTGGTCAACCGGCCGCTCAGCCTGGTGCGGGCGCCGGACGGCATCGGTGGCCCGCGTTTCTTCCAGAAGCACGCCTCGCCCGGCATGAGCGACAAGATCGCGAGAATGAAGGATCCGGCGGATGGCGAGGAGATCCTGTTCATCAAGGATTTCGACGGGCTTGCCGCGCTGGTCCAGTACGGCGTGGTCGAAGTCCATATCTGGGGCTCGACCGTCGACGCGCTGGAGAAGCCCGACCAGATCATCTTCGACCTCGATCCCGACGAAGGCGTCGACGTCAGGGCGGTGCGCGAGGCGGCGCTCGACATCCACAAGCAGCTGGACGAGCTGTCGTTGCCCAATTTGGTCAAGACCTCCGGCGGCAAGGGCTATCATGTGCTGGTGCCGCTAAAGCCGTCGGCCGACTGGGACGAGGTCAAGGACTTCGCCCATGATTTCGCCCGCGCGCTGGAGCAGGCCGCGCCCGACCTCTACACGGCGACGCTGTCGAAGAAGGCGCGCACCGGAAAGACATTCGTCGACTATCTGCGCAACGGCCGCGGCTCGACGACGGTCGCGCCCTATTCCTCGCGCGCCAAGAAGGGCGCCACGGTGTCGATGCCGGTGACCTGGTCCGAGCTCGAGAAGGGTCTGGCGCCGAATGCCTTTCCGCTCGGCGATGAAACGACGCTCGAGCAATTGAAGAAGGCCGATCCGTGGAAGGATTTCTTCAAGCTCGGCAAGCCGTTGAAACGCGGCTGA
- the ku gene encoding non-homologous end joining protein Ku codes for MAPRPAWKGYLKLSLVTCAIELTNVVTHAEKVSFRILNRKTGNTVKRIYVDAETGKPLEEGDEIKGYEVEDGEYIHIEEDEIEAVQIESSHTMNLDGFVDKASIQQIYLDTPYYVSPADKVSEEAFAVIRDAMVAKKMAGLARIVLYQRERPVVIEPLGRGMVLTTLRYDNTVRQPDSVFGDIKPIKTDDEMIDLAEHIIDRKGAKFDPSKFDDRYEDALLELIRARKAGRKAPKAKAPPKPSNVVNLFDALKKSLNAEGAGKARKTSSKTTAARSKAKASTPRRKSA; via the coding sequence ATGGCGCCGCGCCCGGCCTGGAAGGGCTACCTCAAGCTGTCGCTGGTCACTTGCGCCATCGAGCTGACCAACGTCGTCACCCACGCCGAAAAGGTCTCCTTCCGCATCCTCAACCGCAAGACCGGCAACACCGTGAAGCGCATCTATGTCGATGCCGAAACCGGCAAGCCGCTGGAGGAAGGCGACGAGATCAAGGGCTATGAGGTCGAGGACGGCGAATACATCCATATCGAGGAGGACGAGATCGAGGCCGTCCAGATCGAGTCCTCGCACACGATGAACCTCGATGGCTTCGTCGATAAAGCCTCGATCCAGCAGATCTATCTCGACACGCCCTACTATGTCTCGCCGGCCGACAAGGTGTCGGAGGAGGCCTTCGCCGTCATCCGCGACGCCATGGTGGCGAAGAAGATGGCCGGGCTCGCCCGCATCGTGCTCTACCAACGGGAGCGCCCGGTGGTGATCGAGCCGCTCGGCAGGGGCATGGTGTTGACCACGCTGCGCTACGACAACACGGTGCGCCAGCCCGACAGTGTCTTTGGCGACATCAAGCCGATCAAGACCGACGACGAGATGATCGACCTCGCCGAGCACATCATCGACAGGAAGGGAGCAAAATTCGATCCGTCGAAATTCGACGACCGCTATGAGGACGCGCTGCTCGAACTGATTCGCGCCAGGAAGGCTGGCAGGAAGGCGCCGAAGGCCAAGGCGCCGCCGAAACCCTCCAATGTCGTCAATCTCTTCGATGCGCTGAAGAAGAGCCTGAACGCGGAAGGCGCTGGCAAAGCCAGGAAGACCTCGTCGAAAACGACGGCGGCGCGGAGCAAAGCCAAAGCCTCCACCCCCAGGCGAAAATCGGCATAG
- a CDS encoding thiol-disulfide oxidoreductase DCC family protein, which translates to MTDLPEQKPAPLQPQVHDPSRPLIVFDGVCVFCSGFVRTVVRLDREKRFRFATAQSPLGEALFRKHGLRTDSYDTSLTLVDNEAFTQLDGFIAVMAELGWPWRAAKALLVLPRPLRDWIYDRVAKNRYALFGRKDSCEIPSAELRERLIG; encoded by the coding sequence ATGACCGACCTGCCCGAACAGAAGCCTGCTCCTCTCCAGCCGCAAGTCCATGATCCATCCCGGCCGTTGATCGTTTTCGACGGCGTCTGCGTGTTCTGCTCGGGCTTCGTGCGAACGGTGGTCCGGCTCGACCGCGAGAAGCGCTTCCGTTTCGCCACGGCGCAGTCGCCGCTGGGCGAGGCGCTGTTCCGCAAGCACGGGCTGCGGACCGACAGCTACGACACCAGCCTGACCCTGGTCGACAATGAGGCCTTCACCCAACTGGACGGCTTCATCGCGGTGATGGCCGAGCTTGGCTGGCCATGGCGGGCGGCGAAGGCCCTGCTCGTTCTGCCGCGGCCGCTGCGCGACTGGATCTACGACCGCGTCGCCAAAAATCGCTATGCCCTGTTCGGCAGGAAGGACAGCTGCGAGATCCCGTCGGCTGAATTGCGGGAGCGGCTGATCGGCTAG
- a CDS encoding SDR family oxidoreductase: MKLLIVGGYGTFGGRIVELLDGEPRLTLIVAGRSLARAETYCNSRVGASARLIPAMFDRDGDLAAQLGALMPNIVVDASGPFQAYGAGRYRLVEACIAARMNYLDLADGSDFVAGVSAFDATAKRQGLFVLSGVSSFPVLTAAVVRRLSIGLAHVDSIRGGIAPSPFAGVGENVIRAIASYAGQPVQLVRDGSLQQGRPLTEQMRCTIAPPGRLPLRNTLFSLVDVPDLRALAALWPEARTIWMGAGPVPEALHRALIGLAWLVRIGLVRSLSPLAPLMHWATNRLSWGEHRGGMFVAVEGVDPTGRPAKHSWHLLAEGDDGPLIPSMAVEALVRKALDGQAPSPGARAAVRDLELADYEALFATKTIHTGFRDDTDDDQPLYPALLGDAWPALPAEIQTMHDRTMAADGRASVERGGGMLSRLAARLVGFPGAAADVPVKVRFDTDGKGETWTRTFGAHSFSSRQLAGRGRSERLLVERFGPLAFAMALVAGEGRLTLVLRRWSLLGLPLPMWLCPRSTSYETVEDGRFRFHVEISHPLTGLIVRYRGWLEPAAQRRSDVPSPAVLSG; this comes from the coding sequence ATGAAGCTTCTCATCGTCGGCGGCTACGGCACATTCGGCGGCCGCATCGTGGAGCTTCTGGACGGTGAGCCGCGCCTGACGCTGATCGTCGCCGGGCGTTCGCTTGCCAGGGCGGAAACCTATTGCAACAGCCGCGTTGGCGCGAGCGCGCGACTGATCCCGGCAATGTTCGACCGCGACGGCGATCTTGCCGCGCAGCTTGGCGCGCTCATGCCTAATATCGTGGTCGACGCCAGTGGCCCGTTCCAGGCGTACGGTGCGGGACGCTACCGCCTGGTCGAGGCCTGCATTGCGGCGCGCATGAACTATCTCGACCTCGCCGACGGTTCCGACTTCGTCGCCGGCGTTTCGGCGTTCGACGCCACCGCGAAACGGCAGGGGCTTTTCGTGCTGTCGGGCGTATCCAGCTTCCCGGTGCTGACGGCCGCGGTGGTGCGGCGCCTGTCGATAGGCCTTGCGCACGTCGACAGCATCCGCGGCGGCATCGCGCCGTCGCCCTTTGCCGGGGTCGGCGAGAACGTCATCCGCGCCATTGCCAGCTATGCCGGCCAGCCGGTGCAGCTGGTGCGGGACGGCAGCCTGCAGCAGGGCCGACCCCTGACCGAGCAGATGCGCTGCACGATCGCCCCGCCCGGCCGGCTGCCGCTGCGCAACACCCTGTTTTCGCTGGTCGACGTGCCGGACCTGCGCGCCCTGGCAGCACTGTGGCCGGAGGCGAGAACAATCTGGATGGGGGCGGGACCGGTGCCGGAGGCGCTGCACCGCGCGCTGATCGGCCTTGCCTGGCTGGTGCGCATCGGCCTGGTCCGCTCGCTGTCGCCGCTGGCGCCGCTCATGCACTGGGCAACCAACCGGCTGAGCTGGGGCGAGCACCGCGGCGGCATGTTCGTGGCGGTCGAAGGGGTTGACCCGACCGGCAGGCCGGCCAAGCACTCCTGGCACCTGCTCGCGGAAGGCGATGACGGGCCGCTGATCCCGTCGATGGCGGTCGAGGCGCTGGTCCGCAAGGCGCTCGACGGCCAGGCGCCGTCGCCTGGGGCGCGGGCGGCGGTGCGCGACCTCGAGCTCGCAGACTATGAGGCGCTGTTTGCGACGAAGACGATCCACACCGGTTTCAGGGACGATACCGACGACGACCAGCCGCTCTATCCGGCCCTGCTCGGCGATGCCTGGCCCGCGCTGCCTGCTGAAATCCAGACCATGCACGACCGCACCATGGCGGCAGACGGACGCGCCAGCGTCGAGCGGGGTGGCGGCATGCTTAGCCGGCTTGCCGCGCGGCTGGTCGGCTTCCCCGGCGCCGCTGCCGATGTCCCGGTCAAGGTGCGTTTCGACACCGATGGCAAGGGCGAAACCTGGACGCGGACCTTCGGCGCGCACAGTTTTTCGAGCCGGCAGCTTGCAGGGCGCGGACGCTCGGAGCGGTTGCTTGTCGAACGCTTCGGGCCGCTGGCTTTTGCCATGGCGCTTGTCGCCGGGGAGGGCCGGCTGACGCTGGTGCTGCGCCGCTGGAGCCTGCTTGGCCTTCCGCTGCCGATGTGGCTCTGCCCGCGCTCGACCTCCTATGAAACGGTGGAAGACGGCCGATTCCGCTTCCATGTCGAGATCTCGCACCCGCTCACCGGGCTGATCGTGCGTTACCGTGGCTGGCTGGAGCCGGCCGCCCAGCGCCGCAGCGATGTCCCGTCGCCCGCCGTCCTGTCCGGCTGA
- a CDS encoding YciI family protein, which yields MRYMLLIYANEAAMATAPSDKTYEISAAYGAYTEALKKSGAWLAGDRLRPTQSATAVRTADGKTNVLDGPYADTKEQLAGFYMIEAADADAAIAWAARCPGASAGTIEVRPIWEMSDYPSGN from the coding sequence ATGCGATACATGCTTTTGATCTACGCGAACGAAGCCGCGATGGCGACCGCGCCGAGCGACAAGACCTACGAGATCAGCGCCGCCTACGGCGCCTATACCGAGGCATTGAAGAAATCCGGCGCGTGGCTCGCCGGCGACCGGCTGCGGCCGACCCAGTCGGCCACCGCGGTGCGGACGGCCGACGGCAAGACCAATGTGCTCGACGGTCCCTACGCCGACACCAAGGAGCAGCTCGCCGGTTTCTACATGATCGAGGCCGCGGACGCCGACGCGGCAATCGCTTGGGCGGCGCGCTGTCCGGGCGCCAGTGCCGGCACGATCGAGGTGCGGCCGATCTGGGAAATGAGCGACTACCCCTCCGGGAACTAA